CCCGCCTCGGCCTCACCGTCCCCGTCGCCGAGGGCGTCGGGAAGCAGAACGTCCTCAACAAGGGCTACGTCGGTCACTATCCGGCCACCGCCCAGCCCGGCCGCGCCGGGAACTTCGCGCTCGCCGGGCACCGCAACACCCACGGGGAGCCCTTCCGGTACATCAACCGGCTGCGCAAGGGCGACGAGGTCCGGGTCCGTACCCGTAGCGCCGAGTACACGTACGTCGTCGACAAGACCCTCGCCCAGACCTCCGCGCGCGACGGTGGCGTCATCGCGGGCGTGCCGCGCAGCGAGGTCGTGCGCGGTGCCGGGTACAGCGAGCCGGGGTACTACATCACGCTCACCACCTGCACGCCCGAGTACACGTCCAAGTACCGGCTCGCGGTGTGGGGGAAGCTGCGGTCGATGCGGCCGCGGTGAGCGAGGGCCGAGAAGCCGCCCCTTCATCCGACCGGGACCCATCCTGTATAACGGGCAGAACGCCACAACACGTGGGCACGGACCGAACAGCGGGAAGGAGGGACGCCGGACATGACGCGCACCTGGGGCACGGCCCTGCGGCCCGCCGCCCTGTTGCTGTTCCTCCTCGTCGAGACCGTTCTCGTCGACACCGGCAGCCTCACCGCCGCCGTCGCGCTCGCCGCGACCGCCGCCGCGGGCTCCGCGCTCGCCGTCTGCTCCCTGCTCTCCGCGCGCTGCGCCCCCGCCGTGCCCCGCACCCGGGTCCGCACCACGATGCGCGACCGTGAGCAACGCACCGCGTTCCTGCCGCAGCGCGATCCCGACGCCCGCGGGCGCAGCCGACCCCGAGCACCCGGCCGTCTCCTCCTGACGGCCGCGTAGGGGACCCGCTCCACCCGCAGTCCCCCTACGGGCCGTCACGCCGATCGGCCGCCCTTCCCGGCGGTCTTCCGATTCCGGCACGACGGGACCCCCGGAGGGCTCACCCATGTCGACGTTCATGACTGTCTTCGCCAGCCTGGTCGAGCACATCGCCGACCTGCTCGACCCGCTCTTCCACGCCTCGGCGACCGCAGCGGCGATCGTCCTCTTCACCGCGTTCGTACGCCTCCTCGTGCACCCCCTGTCCCGGGCCTCGGCCCGCGGGCAGCGCCAGCGCGCCAAGCTCCAGCCGCGCATCGCCGAGCTGCGCAAGAAGCACAAGAAGAACCCCGAGAAGCTCCAGAAGGCGATCATGGAGCTGCACAAGGAGGAGAAGGTCTCGCCGCTGTCCGGCTGCCTGCCGAGCCTCTTCCAGCTGCCTGCCTTCTTCCTGCTCTACCACCTGTTCTCGAACGGCAGCATCGGCGGCGAGCCCAACGCCCTGCTCGGCCACACCCTCGGCGCCGCGCCGCTCGGCGGGCGCTTCAAGGACGCGCTCGCGGACGGCGGGCTCTTCGGCGCGCAAGGCGTCGTCTATCTGGTCCTGTTCGCGATCGTCGCGGCGGTGGCGAGCTTCAACTACGGCCGTACGAAGCGTCAGATGGCGGCCCAGCCGATGCTGCCGGCCGCCGCGGACGGGCCGCAGGCGCCGGGCGCGGGCGCGATGGCCTCGATGACGAAGATCATGCCGCTGATGTCGTTCATGACGCTGTTCACGGTGGGCTTCGTGCCGCTCGCGGCCGCCCTGTACGTGGTCACGAGCACGACGTGGAGCGCCGTCGAGCGGGCCGTCCTGTACCGCGACATGCCCTCTGCCGCGGCGCTTGCTACTGCCGCGTAAAGGTCCAGTCCGTGAACGAGGTATTGCGGACTGGACGAGGACCTTGGACGATCGACCAGTCCTCCGATGGCTGCACCCGTCGCGAGGTCCCTCCTCGATCAAGGGAGTCTCAACCATGAAGCTGCTGCGAGTCGGTACCGCGGGGGCGGAGCGCCCGGCCCTGCTCGATGCCGAAGGTGTCCTGCGCGACCTGGGCGGAGTCGTCCCCGACATCGACGGGGAGCTGCTCGCCGACGACGCGGCGCTGGGGCGCGTACGGGCCGCCGCCGAGTCCGGCGAGCTGCCCGTGCTCGACGCGGACGGCCTGCGGGTCGGCCCGCCGGTCGCGCGGATCGGCAAGGTCGTGTGCATCGGCCTGAACTACCACGACCACGCCGCCGAGACCGGCGCCGAGCCGCCGTCGGAGCCCGTCGTCTTCTTCAAGGCGGCGGACACGGTCGTCGGCCCCGAAGACACCGTGCTCGTACCGCGCAAGTCCGTGAAGACGGACTGGGAGGTCGAGCTGGCGATCGTCATCGGGCGTACGGCGCGCTACCTGGAGTCGCACGAGGAGGCCCTCGCGCACGTCGCCGGTTTCGCGGTGTCGCACGACGTCTCCGAGCGCGAGTTCCAGATCGAGCGCGGCGGCACCTGGGACAAGGGCAAGAACTGCGAGACGTTCAACCCGCTGGGCCCCTGGCTCGTGACGGCGGACGAGGTCGCGGACCCGCAGGCACTCGGCCTGAAGCTGTGGGTGAACGGCGAGCTGAAGCAGGACGGCTCGACGGCCGACCAGATCTTCCCGGTCGCCGAGGTGGTCCGGTACGTCAGCCAGTTCATGACCCTGTACCCGGGCGACGTGATCAACACGGGGACGCCGGCGGGCGTGGCGATGGGGCAGCCCGAGCCGAAGCCGTATCTGCGGGCCGGGGATGTGGTGGAGCTGGAGATCGAGGGTCTGGGGCGCCAGCGCCAGGAACTCAAGGACGCGTAGCGCTCCACGAGGGGGCGGGGGAACTGCGGGGGTCGTCGGCCGGTTGTCGGCCGCGGGCCCGCAGGGGCTGGTCGCGCAGTTCCCCGCGCCCCTTATGGGGGCGCCTGGTCAGCCCGTGATGAAGAGGTCCAGGGCCTTGACCACCAGTGCGTGGTCCTCCAGCTGGGGGAGGCCGGAGACCACCACCGCTCCGATGACTCCCGCGCCCTCGACGGCCAGCGGGAACGCGCCGCCGTGCGCCGCGTACGTGTCCGGGTCGAGCCTGGACGAGTCCTCGAACGTCGTGCCCTTGGCCCGGAAACGGGTTCCGACCAGCAGCGACGAGCAGGCGTAGCGCTCGACGACGCGGCGCTTGCGGGCGATCCACGCGTCGTTGTCCGGAGTCGAGCCCGGCAGCGCCGCGTGGAAGAGCTGCTGGCCGCCGCGCGTGATGTCGATCGCCACCGGCGCCTTGCGCTCCCTGGCCAGCTCGACGAGCAGCGAGCCCAGCTCCCAGGCGTCCTCGTGAGTGAACTTCGGCAGGACCAGACGGCGCTCCTGCTCCTCGATCTCCTCGGCCGTCGGCGCGCTCACAGCGTCACCGTCACACCGTCGCGGGCCGAGCGGCGGGCCGCCTCCAGGACGTCGAGCGCGGCCGCTGCCTGCTCGGCGGTGACCGGGTTCTCGCCGCTGCCGCGCAGGGCGGCGGCGACGGCCGCGTAGTACGCGGGGTAGGCGCCGGGGAGCGTCTCGACGGGGCGTCCGCCGCCGGTCAGCGGGGATTCACCGGAACCGATCCGGCCCCACATCGACTCGGGCTCCACACCCCAGGGCTCACCGACCGCCGGGATCGTGCCCTCGCGCAGCACCGCCTCCTGCGGGTCGAGGCCGTACTTCACATAGCCGGCCTGCGAGCCGAGTACGCGGAAGCGCGGGCCGAGCTGGGCCGCGGTCGCGGAGACGTACAGGTGGGAGCGGACGCCGTTCGCGTGCGTGATCGCGATGAACGTGTCGTCGTCGGCTGCCGCGCCCGCGCGCCGCACGTCGGACTCCGCGTAGACCGAGACGGCCGGGCCGAACAGGACCAGGGCCTGGTCGACGACGTGGCTGCCGAGATCGTAGAGGAGACCTCCGATCTCTTCCGGGTCGCCGGACTCGCGCCAGCCGCCCTTGGGCTGCGGCCGCCAGCGCTCGAAGCGCGACTCGAAGCGCCAGACGTCGCCGAGCTCTCCGTCCGCGATCAGGTTCCGCAGCGTCAGGAAGTCGTTGTCCCAGCGGCGGTTCTGGAAGACCGAGAGCAGCAGGCCGCGCTCCTCGGCAAGCGCCGCCAGCTCGCGCGCCTCGGCCGCGGTGCCGGCGATCGGCTTGTCGACGACGACCGGGAGGCCCGCCTTGAGGGCGGCCGTCGCGATCGGTACGTGCGTCTTGTTCGGGGAGGCGATGACGATCAGGTCGAGCTCGTCGGCCAGGGGCCACAGCTCGTCGGGCGTGGCCACGAAGCGGATGCCGTCACCGAAGGAGGCGCGGGCCTGCGCCTGACGCTCCGGGTTCGAGGTGACGACCGTGTCGAGCACGAGGCCGTCGGTCGCGGCGATCAGCGGGGCGTGGAAGACGGAGCCCGCCAGGCCGTAGCCGACGAGACCGACGCGGAGGGGGGAGCCGGTGGCCCCAGCCGTACCTGATGTCATGCCTTCAGTCATGCATCCACTTAAGCAACGGTGTTGCCAAAGTGCAAGCGGAAGGGACAATGGGGGAGTGAACAGGGCTAACTCCGGGGTCAATCTGGCGGTGCTGCGAGGCCATAACGCCGCACTCGTACTCGATCTGCTGCGCACGGCGGGCGACGAGGGCATCAGCAGGCTCGAACTGGCCGAGCGCACGGGCCTCACCCCGCAGGGCGTCAGCAAGATCACGGCGCGGCTCCGGGAACAGGGCCTGGTGACGGACACCGGCCGCCGCGCCTCGACGGGCGGCAAGCCGCGCACCGTCCTGCGCCTCGTGCCGGACGCGGGGCACGCGGTCGGGCTGCACCTGGACCGCGACGAACTGACGGCGGTCCTGGTCGACCTCGCGGGCACGGTCGTCGCCGAACGCCGCTCCCCGCTCGCCTTCGGCGCGGGCGGCGACGCGGTGGTGGAGGCGGCGGCGAGCGAGGTGGAGGCGCTGCTCGCGGACGCGGACGCGGACGGCGGGGATGCGGATACGGATGCGGGCGGCGGGGACGCGGATGCGGGCCGCGGGGACGCGGATGCCGGAGAGCCGGACCGCCGCGGCGTACGGGAACCCGACGCACAGGACCCCGGCGCGCAGGACCTCGTACATCCAGAACCCCCCACCTCCCGAGTGCTCGGCGTGGGCGTCGCGCTGCCCGGGCCCCTCGACCACTCCTCCGGCGTGCTGCACCGCGTCACCGGGTTCCCCGAGTGGGACGGGTTCCCGCTGCGGGACGCGCTCGCGGAGCGGCTCGGGCTTCCCGTGGTCGTGGACAAGGACACCAACGCGGCCGCGCTCGGCCTCGCGCTCGCCGGGTCCGGCGACGCGTTCGCGTACCTCCACCTCGGTACGGGGCTCGGCGCCGGACTCGTCCTGGGTGGCGCGCCGTATCGCGGGCCGCACACGGGAGCGGGTGAATTCGGCCACCAGGTGATCCAGCTGGACGGTCCGCTCTGCAGCTGCGGCAACCGCGGCTGCATCGAGGCTCTCTGCCTCGCGGCGGTCGCCGCCGGATCCTTCGACGAGGCCGCGCGCGTGCTCGGCGAAGGCGCGGCGAACATGGTCGGCCTCCTCGACATCGACCTCGTCCTGCTCGGCGGGCGCACGGTCGCAGCCGCCGAGGAGCGCTTCGTCGAAGGGGTGCGGGCGGTGCTCGGCGAGCGGGCGCGGCGCGGCGGCACGGTCGAGGTCCCGGTCCTGCGCGCGCCCGGCGCCGCGACAGCGGTCGTCGAGGGCGCCGCCCAACTGGTCCTCGCACCCCTGTTCGGCCGGGCGCACGGTCACTTCCCGGCCAACCGGAATGACAGAAATCTGAGCTGATCGAGCGGAATCGCTCGTGCATCGGGCCGTACGGGGCCCTGCTGGTCCGGCACGGGGCGCGTCGCGCGTGACACGGTCGCGGCGGCAGTACCCTTCCCGCCCGCGATCACAAAGGCTCCTCATGCGACCGCGTATCCCGCTCGCCGTCACTGCCGTGGCCCTGACCTCCGTGGTGACCGGCGGCCCCGCCCTCGCGGCCGACCCGGTCCCGGCCGGGTCCGCCCCGCTCGAGCCCACCTGTGTCACCCAGTACCCCGCCGACTTCCCGATCAGCACCCGGATCCGCGGCGGCCCCACGACGTACCACCCCGGCGGCGGCTTCCGCACCTGGTCCCTCGACCTCACGAACAAGACCGATGCCGAGTGCGCCCGCATCCACCCCGTCCTCGTACTCATCGACAAGAAGCGGACGCTGGCGACGCGGCAGATCCAGCTGGAGTTCTCCGACGGCAAGCGCCACCACCCCGTGCACTTCGAGCGGACCGAGTGGGACGAGAACGTCGGCGTCTTCGACGACGGCTTCCCCGGCTTCCGGGTGGGCCCGGGCAAGACCGTCACCGTCCGGGCCCGGCTCACGTTCACCTCCGACGCCGAGCCGAACAGCGTCGTCGCCAACGCGGCCGTCGTGCAGCGCCGGGACGACGACGGCGACTGGGTGGGGGAGTCGGGCGACTACCGGTTCACGCTCACCGACGACGAGGAGGGCGAGCGGTCCGGAAGGCGCCCCGGCGAGCAGCGCGACGAACCTGACACCGGGGATGACGGCGTGCTCGAGCCCGGCCGCGACAGCGGCACCGCGAGCGCCCGTGCCACCGACGGGACCGGTCCCACCCACGGCCCCACCCGCAGACCCACCACCGGCCCCACCCATGGACCCACCACCGGCCCCACGGCCGGCAGCGACCCAGGCGCCGGCACCAGCACCGATGGAGACACGGGCGCAGACGCAGACGCAGACGCAGACACGGGCGCGGACGCAGGTATCGGGGCCGACCCCGGCGACCTCTCCCTCACGCCCGACGAGCTCGCGCGGACCGGGCCGCGTTCCCTGCGCGGACTCGGCCTCGCGTCCGGCGCCCTGCTCATCGGCGGCGCGGCCCTCGTGGCGGGCTCCCGGCGGCTGCGCACCGACCGCCGGTGAGGGCGGATTCCGGCCACGCCGCCCGCCGCGCGCACCACACTCCCGGACCGCCCCCGACACCCCGTTAACAAATGTCTGCGAACATCCCTGGGTGGATTACCCGAACGACCAGGCACCTGGCGCACCCGTACGCGCCGGCATCCCCGAGCACGGCCGCATCCCGAAGTACTACGCGGTCAAGGCCCATGTCTCTGCCCTCCTCGACGAGCTGGGCGAGGGCGAGCCGCTGCCCACCGAACGGGACCTGGCCCTGCGGTTCGAGGTGGCGCGCGAGACCGTGCGCCAGGCGCTGCGCGAGCTGCTGCTCGAAGGGCGCCTGCGCCGCCAGGGCCGGGCGACGGTCGTGGCCGGGCCCAAGCTGGAGCAGCCGCTGTCGATGGCCAGCTACACCGAGGGCGTGCGCCGCCAGGGCCGCCGCCCGGGACGTACGCTCATCGGCCTCGACCGCTTCCCGTGCCCGCCCGCCCTCGCCGACGAGATCGAGGTCGAGCGGGGCGAGCCGGTGTGGCACATGGAGCGCGTGCTGCTCGCCGACGACGAGCGCGTCGGCCTGGAGAGCACCTACGTCGCCGTGGCGCGGATGCCGCGCCTGGACGTCGACTTCGACCCGGACTCGTCCTTCTACTCGTATGTGCACGAGCGGCTCGGGATCGAGTTCGGGTCCGCCGACGAGCGCATCGAGACCGTGCTGGCCACCCCGCGCGAGGCCCTCCTGATCGGCACGCCGCCCGCGCTGCCGATGCTTCTCATTCACCGGGTGTCGTCCGACACGAGCGGCCGGCCCACGGAAAGGGTGCGGACGCTTTACCGGGGGGACCGGTTCTCGTTCACCACGCGTTTGGGCAACTGATCGCCGAGGGGCGGTAGTTGACTCACGATGATAACGAGAATGTAACGGGTCTAGGCCAACCTTGGGTGGCCGTTCACCGTCCCGTTGCCGTGCGGACCGGCACGGGTCATCCGCCCCAAGGAGCGTGGCCGCCGTGAGAGAGAAGACCGACCCCATACCCGCCGTGCGCTTTGGAGCTGAGAGCTGATGGCCAGCGGCATCCGCTTCGACAAGGTGTCCGTCGCCTACGGCGCGAACACCGTCCTCCACTCCCTCGACCTGACGGTCGAGCCCGGCGAGGTCATGGCGCTGCTCGGCCCGTCGGGCTCCGGCAAGACGACGGCCCTGCGCGCCGTCGCCGGATTCGTGCGGCCCGCGTCGGGCCGCGTCCTGATCGGCGACCGCGACGTCACGGACCTGCCGCCCCACCGGCGCGGCATCGGCATGGTCGTCCAGCAGTACGCCCTGTTCCCGCACCTGCGCGTGGAGGACAACGTCGCCTTCGGCCTGAAGGCCCAGAAGGTCGCCAAGGCCGAGATCCCCGCCCGGGTCACC
The DNA window shown above is from Streptomyces sp. NBC_01445 and carries:
- a CDS encoding class E sortase encodes the protein MRPPQGRRPSTLRRTLWTGAEVTVTLGVVLLLLVVHQLWWTNREARAGAERKVQALEREWAATPADGQGDGDQDSSSDPAGDDIPAGSSGEGDGGGSGGRTSADSTSASRETPRWDQAYAVLTIPRLGLTVPVAEGVGKQNVLNKGYVGHYPATAQPGRAGNFALAGHRNTHGEPFRYINRLRKGDEVRVRTRSAEYTYVVDKTLAQTSARDGGVIAGVPRSEVVRGAGYSEPGYYITLTTCTPEYTSKYRLAVWGKLRSMRPR
- a CDS encoding DUF6412 domain-containing protein, translated to MTRTWGTALRPAALLLFLLVETVLVDTGSLTAAVALAATAAAGSALAVCSLLSARCAPAVPRTRVRTTMRDREQRTAFLPQRDPDARGRSRPRAPGRLLLTAA
- a CDS encoding YidC/Oxa1 family membrane protein insertase; translation: MSTFMTVFASLVEHIADLLDPLFHASATAAAIVLFTAFVRLLVHPLSRASARGQRQRAKLQPRIAELRKKHKKNPEKLQKAIMELHKEEKVSPLSGCLPSLFQLPAFFLLYHLFSNGSIGGEPNALLGHTLGAAPLGGRFKDALADGGLFGAQGVVYLVLFAIVAAVASFNYGRTKRQMAAQPMLPAAADGPQAPGAGAMASMTKIMPLMSFMTLFTVGFVPLAAALYVVTSTTWSAVERAVLYRDMPSAAALATAA
- a CDS encoding fumarylacetoacetate hydrolase family protein, producing MKLLRVGTAGAERPALLDAEGVLRDLGGVVPDIDGELLADDAALGRVRAAAESGELPVLDADGLRVGPPVARIGKVVCIGLNYHDHAAETGAEPPSEPVVFFKAADTVVGPEDTVLVPRKSVKTDWEVELAIVIGRTARYLESHEEALAHVAGFAVSHDVSEREFQIERGGTWDKGKNCETFNPLGPWLVTADEVADPQALGLKLWVNGELKQDGSTADQIFPVAEVVRYVSQFMTLYPGDVINTGTPAGVAMGQPEPKPYLRAGDVVELEIEGLGRQRQELKDA
- a CDS encoding heme-degrading domain-containing protein; protein product: MSAPTAEEIEEQERRLVLPKFTHEDAWELGSLLVELARERKAPVAIDITRGGQQLFHAALPGSTPDNDAWIARKRRVVERYACSSLLVGTRFRAKGTTFEDSSRLDPDTYAAHGGAFPLAVEGAGVIGAVVVSGLPQLEDHALVVKALDLFITG
- a CDS encoding Gfo/Idh/MocA family oxidoreductase, with translation MTEGMTSGTAGATGSPLRVGLVGYGLAGSVFHAPLIAATDGLVLDTVVTSNPERQAQARASFGDGIRFVATPDELWPLADELDLIVIASPNKTHVPIATAALKAGLPVVVDKPIAGTAAEARELAALAEERGLLLSVFQNRRWDNDFLTLRNLIADGELGDVWRFESRFERWRPQPKGGWRESGDPEEIGGLLYDLGSHVVDQALVLFGPAVSVYAESDVRRAGAAADDDTFIAITHANGVRSHLYVSATAAQLGPRFRVLGSQAGYVKYGLDPQEAVLREGTIPAVGEPWGVEPESMWGRIGSGESPLTGGGRPVETLPGAYPAYYAAVAAALRGSGENPVTAEQAAAALDVLEAARRSARDGVTVTL
- a CDS encoding ROK family transcriptional regulator, with product MNRANSGVNLAVLRGHNAALVLDLLRTAGDEGISRLELAERTGLTPQGVSKITARLREQGLVTDTGRRASTGGKPRTVLRLVPDAGHAVGLHLDRDELTAVLVDLAGTVVAERRSPLAFGAGGDAVVEAAASEVEALLADADADGGDADTDAGGGDADAGRGDADAGEPDRRGVREPDAQDPGAQDLVHPEPPTSRVLGVGVALPGPLDHSSGVLHRVTGFPEWDGFPLRDALAERLGLPVVVDKDTNAAALGLALAGSGDAFAYLHLGTGLGAGLVLGGAPYRGPHTGAGEFGHQVIQLDGPLCSCGNRGCIEALCLAAVAAGSFDEAARVLGEGAANMVGLLDIDLVLLGGRTVAAAEERFVEGVRAVLGERARRGGTVEVPVLRAPGAATAVVEGAAQLVLAPLFGRAHGHFPANRNDRNLS
- a CDS encoding GntR family transcriptional regulator, translated to MDYPNDQAPGAPVRAGIPEHGRIPKYYAVKAHVSALLDELGEGEPLPTERDLALRFEVARETVRQALRELLLEGRLRRQGRATVVAGPKLEQPLSMASYTEGVRRQGRRPGRTLIGLDRFPCPPALADEIEVERGEPVWHMERVLLADDERVGLESTYVAVARMPRLDVDFDPDSSFYSYVHERLGIEFGSADERIETVLATPREALLIGTPPALPMLLIHRVSSDTSGRPTERVRTLYRGDRFSFTTRLGN